One genomic segment of Alicycliphilus denitrificans K601 includes these proteins:
- the istB gene encoding IS21-like element helper ATPase IstB: MHDLMDAFKALGLHGMASAWPEVLGTARMKSLDHEAVLHQLIKAETAQREVRSMAYQMRVARFPSHRDLAGFDFAHAQLDEALVRQLHTLRFVESAHNVVLVGGPGTGKTHLATSLGIEAIRMHGKRVRFFSTVELVNALELEKAQSKAGQLAHRLMYVDLVILDELGYLPFTQSGGAMLFHLLSKLYERTSVVITVSARQTHVDRRWRPWLMIRYRWVASDAAAVLQSGWPCAWAAGSAHP; the protein is encoded by the coding sequence ATGCATGACCTCATGGATGCCTTCAAGGCTCTGGGCTTGCACGGCATGGCCAGTGCCTGGCCGGAGGTGCTGGGCACTGCACGCATGAAGTCGCTGGATCACGAGGCCGTGCTGCACCAGCTCATCAAGGCAGAGACCGCGCAGCGCGAGGTGCGCTCCATGGCTTACCAGATGCGCGTGGCGCGCTTCCCATCGCACCGCGATCTCGCCGGCTTTGACTTCGCCCACGCGCAGCTCGATGAGGCGCTGGTGCGCCAATTGCACACCCTTCGCTTCGTGGAGTCGGCGCACAACGTGGTGCTGGTTGGTGGCCCCGGCACAGGCAAGACCCACCTGGCCACCAGCCTGGGGATCGAGGCGATCCGCATGCATGGCAAGCGGGTGCGCTTCTTCTCCACGGTGGAACTGGTCAACGCCCTGGAGCTGGAGAAGGCGCAGAGCAAGGCCGGGCAGTTGGCACACCGGCTGATGTACGTCGATCTGGTGATCCTGGATGAACTGGGCTATCTGCCGTTCACGCAGTCGGGCGGCGCCATGCTGTTCCACCTGCTCTCCAAGCTGTACGAGCGAACGAGCGTGGTGATCACCGTAAGCGCACGGCAAACCCATGTTGACCGCCGCTGGCGGCCATGGCTGATGATCAGATATCGATGGGTTGCCAGCGATGCGGCAGCAGTTCTTCAATCCGGCTGGCCTTGTGCGTGGGCAGCCGGGTCAGCACATCCTTGA
- a CDS encoding M61 family metallopeptidase, protein MPPSLPAIHYRIDPGECRAHLYRVTLTVAAPAGRQELSLPVWIPGSYLVREFSKNLQSLRACQGGAEVPLAQLDKHRWVAQCRPDEPLVLSYAVAAYDNSVRTAWLDATRGFFNATSLCLRVHGQEDAPHGLEVVRSPELAGWSLATGLAPTQVDASGFGSYTARDYDELADCPVEMGPLWTASFSACGVPHRLVVAGAAPSFDGERLVRDMQRICEEAIRFWHGAGQPPFDGYLFMLNAVNDGYGGLEHRNSTALICSRRDLPRLGQSDMDLRASEGYTTLLGLVSHEYFHAWNVKRLRPAEFARYDYARENYTELLWFFEGFTSYYDDLLLRRAGLIDHAGYLKLLTKAINQVLQTPGRLVQSVAQASFDAWIKYYRQDENTPNATVSYYTKGALVALCLDLALRREGRATLDDAMRALWQRTGGGPMAEADVLAVLQELSGRDWSGEITQWAHGTTDLPLAELLAAHGITLQADPAQTAQRLGLRVAENGGIQVKTVLRGGAAEAAGFMAGDEWLALEAQGQAWRLLKLDELLLYAGSATEVTALVARDRRLLRLPLALPAAGAAADTVRLDVQDAAAAQRWLGAAASPA, encoded by the coding sequence ATGCCCCCCTCCCTGCCCGCCATCCACTACCGCATCGACCCCGGCGAGTGCCGCGCCCACCTGTACCGGGTTACGCTCACCGTGGCCGCGCCCGCCGGGCGGCAGGAGCTTTCGCTGCCCGTCTGGATCCCGGGCAGCTACCTGGTGCGCGAGTTCTCCAAGAACCTGCAGTCGCTGCGCGCCTGCCAGGGCGGTGCCGAGGTGCCGCTCGCGCAGCTGGACAAGCACCGCTGGGTGGCGCAGTGCAGGCCCGATGAGCCTCTGGTGCTGAGCTACGCCGTAGCGGCCTACGACAACTCGGTGCGCACGGCCTGGCTGGACGCCACGCGCGGCTTCTTCAACGCCACCAGCCTGTGCCTGCGCGTGCACGGCCAGGAGGATGCGCCGCACGGCCTCGAAGTGGTGCGGTCGCCGGAGCTGGCCGGCTGGTCGCTGGCCACGGGGCTCGCGCCCACGCAAGTGGACGCTTCGGGCTTCGGCAGCTACACCGCGCGCGACTACGACGAACTGGCCGACTGCCCCGTGGAGATGGGCCCGCTGTGGACCGCCAGCTTCAGCGCCTGCGGCGTGCCGCACCGACTGGTGGTGGCGGGCGCCGCGCCCTCCTTCGACGGCGAGCGCCTGGTGCGCGACATGCAGCGCATCTGCGAGGAGGCCATCCGCTTCTGGCACGGCGCGGGGCAGCCGCCGTTCGACGGCTATCTCTTCATGCTCAACGCGGTAAACGACGGCTACGGCGGCCTGGAGCACCGCAACTCCACGGCCCTGATCTGCAGCCGGCGCGACCTGCCGCGCCTGGGCCAGAGCGACATGGATCTGCGCGCGTCCGAGGGCTACACCACGCTGCTCGGGCTCGTCAGCCACGAATACTTCCACGCCTGGAACGTCAAGCGCCTGCGCCCGGCCGAGTTCGCGCGCTACGACTACGCGCGCGAAAACTACACCGAACTGCTGTGGTTCTTCGAGGGCTTCACCAGCTACTACGACGACCTGCTGCTGCGACGCGCCGGCCTGATTGACCACGCCGGCTACCTCAAGCTGCTGACCAAGGCCATCAACCAGGTGCTGCAGACGCCGGGGCGCCTGGTGCAGTCGGTGGCGCAGGCGAGCTTCGACGCCTGGATCAAGTACTACCGTCAGGACGAGAACACGCCCAATGCCACGGTGAGCTACTACACCAAGGGCGCGCTCGTCGCCCTGTGCCTGGACCTTGCGCTGCGCCGCGAAGGCCGCGCCACACTCGACGACGCGATGCGCGCGCTGTGGCAGCGCACCGGCGGCGGCCCCATGGCCGAGGCCGACGTGCTCGCCGTGCTGCAAGAGCTCTCGGGCCGCGACTGGTCCGGCGAAATCACGCAGTGGGCGCACGGCACCACCGATCTGCCGCTGGCCGAGCTGCTGGCCGCGCATGGCATCACCCTGCAGGCAGACCCCGCGCAGACCGCCCAGCGCCTGGGCCTGCGCGTGGCCGAGAACGGCGGCATCCAGGTCAAGACCGTGCTGCGCGGCGGCGCGGCCGAGGCCGCCGGCTTCATGGCCGGCGACGAATGGCTGGCGCTGGAGGCGCAGGGCCAGGCCTGGCGCCTGCTCAAGCTCGACGAGCTTCTGCTCTACGCCGGCAGCGCCACCGAGGTAACCGCCCTGGTCGCCCGCGACCGGCGCCTGCTGCGCCTGCCGCTCGCCCTTCCGGCCGCCGGCGCTGCGGCCGACACCGTGCGCCTGGACGTGCAGGACGCCGCCGCGGCGCAGCGCTGGCTGGGCGCCGCCGCAAGCCCGGCGTAG
- a CDS encoding DsbC family protein, giving the protein MKLLPSLLAAATLCLGLNASAQEAAIRKTLAERIPQLQQIDEVRTTPMKGLYEVRIGTDLFYTDAQGNYLIQGELIDTKARRNLTEDRLNKLTAVDFKALPLQDAFTIVHGKGERKLAVFEDPNCGYCKRFERDMQNVDNVTIYLFLYPILSPDSAEKSRNIWCAKDRAAAWQDHMLRDKTPTAASCDTAALQRNLAFGRKHKITGTPTLIFADGSRVPGAIGAQDVEKRLASAAAADK; this is encoded by the coding sequence ATGAAACTTCTCCCCTCCCTGCTGGCCGCCGCCACCCTGTGCCTGGGCCTGAACGCATCGGCGCAAGAGGCGGCGATCCGCAAGACCCTGGCCGAGCGCATCCCGCAGCTGCAGCAGATCGACGAGGTGCGCACCACGCCGATGAAGGGGCTTTACGAGGTGCGCATCGGCACGGACCTGTTCTACACCGATGCCCAGGGCAACTACCTGATCCAGGGCGAGCTGATCGACACCAAGGCGCGGCGCAACCTGACCGAGGACCGCCTGAACAAGCTGACGGCCGTGGACTTCAAGGCACTGCCGCTGCAGGACGCGTTCACCATCGTGCACGGCAAGGGCGAGCGCAAGCTGGCCGTGTTCGAGGACCCCAACTGCGGCTACTGCAAGCGCTTCGAGCGCGACATGCAGAACGTGGACAACGTGACCATTTACCTGTTCCTCTACCCCATCCTGAGCCCCGACTCGGCCGAGAAGTCGCGCAACATCTGGTGCGCCAAGGACCGCGCCGCCGCCTGGCAGGACCACATGCTGCGCGACAAGACCCCAACCGCCGCCAGCTGCGACACGGCAGCGCTGCAGCGCAACCTGGCCTTCGGACGCAAGCACAAGATCACCGGCACGCCCACGCTGATCTTTGCCGACGGCTCGCGCGTGCCCGGCGCCATCGGCGCGCAGGACGTGGAAAAGCGCCTGGCCTCGGCAGCCGCCGCCGACAAGTAG
- the istA gene encoding IS21 family transposase, translating into MSTLSKLRRLVLRQDVSVREASRRLGISRNTATKWLKDGQMAEPRYPQRVSGPSILEPYKEQLGQWLKADSHRSKRDRRGIKAMFEALRAQGYSGSWGPVYAFAQRWQQEQGNASRGAGFVPLSFELGEAFQFDWSCEYLFIGGLRRRLEVAHTKLAASRAFCLVAYYSQAHEMLFDAHARAFALFGGVPRRGIYDNMKTAVDKVGQGKQRSVNARFEAMTGHYLFEPEFCNRAAGWEKGVVEKNVQDRRKDIWREASERRWGSLDEINDWLEQACVKAWGEMSHPEWGHLTVADVWQDERARLMPNPRAFDGYVEQPVRVSATSLIHFQRNRYSVPCEWIHAVVSLRAYADGLLVVGPDGRQVRLQRSFERDQTLYDWMHYIALIERKPGALRNGAPFKTMPEPLQELQRQLLRHSGGDRVMAQVLMGVSLHGLEAVLVAVELALQSGRVSAEHVLNVLSRLQEQRMPEPPVATMLTLNTPPLANLQRYDALRNAQPQEASPESEHA; encoded by the coding sequence GTGAGCACATTGAGCAAGTTGCGCCGCCTCGTGCTGAGGCAGGACGTGTCGGTGCGCGAGGCCAGCCGCAGGCTGGGCATCTCGCGCAATACAGCCACCAAGTGGCTCAAAGACGGGCAGATGGCCGAACCCCGATACCCGCAGCGGGTGTCAGGCCCCAGCATCCTGGAACCGTACAAGGAACAGTTGGGCCAATGGCTCAAGGCCGATAGCCATCGCAGCAAACGCGATCGGCGCGGGATCAAGGCGATGTTTGAAGCGCTGCGGGCGCAGGGCTACAGCGGCAGTTGGGGGCCGGTGTACGCCTTTGCCCAGCGCTGGCAGCAAGAGCAAGGCAACGCGTCACGCGGCGCGGGGTTCGTGCCGCTGAGCTTCGAGTTGGGCGAGGCATTCCAGTTCGACTGGAGCTGCGAGTACCTCTTCATCGGCGGTCTGCGCCGCCGCCTGGAGGTGGCACACACCAAGCTGGCGGCCAGTCGCGCCTTCTGTCTGGTGGCCTACTACAGCCAGGCGCACGAGATGCTGTTCGATGCCCACGCACGGGCGTTCGCCCTCTTCGGTGGCGTGCCCCGCCGGGGCATCTACGACAACATGAAGACCGCGGTCGACAAGGTCGGCCAGGGCAAGCAGCGCAGCGTCAATGCGCGTTTCGAGGCCATGACCGGGCACTACCTGTTCGAGCCGGAGTTCTGTAACCGGGCCGCCGGCTGGGAGAAGGGCGTCGTCGAGAAGAACGTCCAGGACCGGCGCAAGGACATCTGGCGTGAGGCCAGTGAGCGGCGCTGGGGATCGCTTGACGAGATCAACGACTGGCTGGAGCAAGCCTGTGTGAAGGCCTGGGGCGAGATGAGTCACCCAGAGTGGGGGCACCTCACGGTGGCCGACGTCTGGCAGGACGAACGTGCACGCCTCATGCCCAACCCCCGGGCGTTTGATGGCTATGTGGAGCAGCCGGTGCGGGTCTCTGCCACTTCGTTGATCCACTTCCAGCGCAACCGCTACAGCGTGCCATGCGAGTGGATCCACGCGGTGGTCAGTCTGCGGGCCTACGCAGATGGCCTGCTGGTGGTCGGTCCCGATGGGCGACAGGTGCGCCTGCAGCGCAGCTTCGAGCGGGACCAGACGCTCTACGACTGGATGCACTACATCGCGCTGATCGAGCGCAAGCCCGGCGCGCTGCGCAACGGCGCGCCCTTCAAGACCATGCCCGAACCCCTGCAGGAGTTGCAGCGCCAGTTGCTGCGCCACAGCGGTGGCGACAGGGTGATGGCGCAGGTGCTCATGGGCGTGAGCCTGCATGGGCTCGAAGCCGTGCTTGTGGCGGTGGAGCTGGCACTGCAGTCGGGGCGGGTGAGTGCCGAGCACGTGCTCAACGTGCTCTCGCGCTTGCAGGAGCAGCGCATGCCTGAGCCACCGGTGGCCACCATGCTCACGCTCAACACGCCGCCACTGGCCAACCTGCAGCGCTACGACGCGCTGCGCAACGCCCAGCCTCAAGAGGCCTCACCGGAGTCCGAGCATGCATGA
- the tnpA gene encoding IS66-like element accessory protein TnpA: MLKDPQTPRYAQRRTHRTYTPQFKAELVAACRQPGASVAAVALQHGMNANVLHRWLKEWAQGFHRLEAGVSTAVVASPPPAFIPIDLSAVPPASAGELPSASLPTPADGIRIECQRPGMSVTVHWPLSGAAECAQMLRELLR; encoded by the coding sequence ATGCTCAAAGACCCTCAGACCCCGCGCTATGCGCAGCGGCGCACGCACCGCACCTACACCCCGCAATTCAAGGCCGAGCTGGTGGCTGCCTGCCGACAGCCAGGCGCATCGGTCGCGGCGGTGGCCCTGCAACATGGCATGAACGCCAACGTGCTACACCGCTGGCTCAAGGAATGGGCGCAGGGATTTCACCGTCTTGAAGCTGGCGTCAGCACTGCAGTCGTTGCTTCCCCACCCCCGGCCTTTATCCCCATCGACCTGAGCGCAGTACCGCCGGCGTCTGCTGGTGAGCTGCCATCCGCGTCCTTGCCAACGCCAGCGGACGGCATCCGCATCGAATGCCAGCGCCCCGGCATGTCCGTGACCGTGCACTGGCCCTTGTCTGGCGCCGCCGAGTGCGCCCAGATGCTGCGGGAGTTGTTGCGGTGA
- the tnpB gene encoding IS66 family insertion sequence element accessory protein TnpB (TnpB, as the term is used for proteins encoded by IS66 family insertion elements, is considered an accessory protein, since TnpC, encoded by a neighboring gene, is a DDE family transposase.), with the protein MIRIDEAWLATTPLDMRAGTDTALARVIATFGAAHPHHAYVFANQRANRLKVLVHDGVGLWLAARRLHQGKFVWAPAGSPNVALEHAQLNALVLGLPWQRVGSQGAISVV; encoded by the coding sequence GTGATCCGTATCGATGAGGCCTGGCTGGCCACCACCCCGCTGGACATGCGCGCGGGCACGGACACGGCCCTGGCGCGGGTGATCGCCACCTTCGGCGCGGCCCACCCGCACCATGCCTACGTCTTCGCCAACCAGAGAGCCAATCGCCTGAAGGTCCTGGTACATGACGGTGTGGGGCTGTGGCTGGCCGCGCGCCGGCTGCACCAGGGCAAGTTTGTCTGGGCACCTGCGGGCAGTCCGAACGTGGCGTTGGAACACGCCCAGCTCAACGCCCTGGTGCTGGGCCTGCCCTGGCAGCGTGTGGGCTCGCAAGGTGCCATCAGCGTGGTCTGA
- a CDS encoding Arm DNA-binding domain-containing protein gives MLTDAQCRAAKPREGIYRLNDYKGLYLEIKPNGIKAWRYRFKLNDKASWFALGDYPSVTLGEAREKCEAA, from the coding sequence ATGCTGACAGACGCCCAGTGCCGAGCCGCCAAGCCTAGAGAAGGCATCTACCGCCTCAATGACTACAAGGGGCTGTACCTAGAGATCAAACCCAACGGCATCAAGGCTTGGCGCTATCGCTTCAAGCTCAATGACAAGGCATCATGGTTCGCACTTGGCGACTACCCCAGCGTGACGCTCGGCGAGGCCAGAGAGAAGTGCGAGGCGGCGTGA
- the tnpC gene encoding IS66 family transposase: MVIDEQALSELDAEQLREVTQRLLAELRHQRALNEKLTYECALLKRLKFAAQSERHSADQKSLLEDEIDADLAAVAVEIEQLQPPAAAPEAKQQPKRQPLPAHLPRREIRHEPESTTCACGCRMQRIGEDVAEKLDYVPGVFTVERYIRGKWACTQCETITQAPVEAHVIDKGIPTAGLLAQVLVAKYQDHQPLYRQENIFGRAGLAIPRSTLAQWVGTCGARLQPLVDALKAEVLGHRVLHGDETPVAMLKPGSGKTHRAYLWAYAPGAFEATRAVVYDFCESRAGEHARAFLGDWRGSLICDDYAGYKASFSQGVTEAGCLAHARRKFFDLHAAGKSQIAELALMQFARVYEIERQVQPLAAPERLQVRQQHSRPILDALHQWMVLQRQQVAGNSATAKALDYSLKRWAALTRFVDDPQLPPDNNWIENQIRPVALGRSNWLFAGSLRAGQRAAAVMSLIQSARMNGHDPYAYLKDVLTRLPTHKASRIEELLPHRWQPIDI, translated from the coding sequence ATGGTGATCGACGAGCAAGCCCTGAGCGAACTGGACGCAGAGCAACTGCGCGAAGTGACCCAGCGCCTGCTGGCCGAACTGCGTCACCAGCGCGCGCTCAACGAGAAGCTCACCTATGAGTGCGCGCTGCTCAAGCGGCTGAAGTTCGCCGCCCAATCCGAGCGGCACAGCGCCGATCAGAAGAGCCTGCTGGAAGACGAGATCGATGCCGACCTGGCGGCGGTCGCTGTCGAGATTGAGCAACTCCAGCCGCCTGCGGCTGCGCCCGAAGCCAAGCAACAGCCCAAACGCCAGCCGCTGCCGGCCCACCTGCCGCGCCGCGAAATCCGCCACGAGCCTGAGTCGACCACCTGCGCCTGTGGCTGCCGGATGCAGCGCATCGGCGAAGACGTGGCCGAGAAGCTGGACTACGTGCCCGGCGTGTTTACCGTGGAGCGCTACATCCGTGGCAAGTGGGCGTGCACCCAGTGCGAAACTATCACCCAGGCGCCGGTCGAGGCCCATGTGATCGATAAAGGCATCCCGACTGCCGGCCTGCTGGCCCAAGTGCTGGTGGCCAAGTACCAGGATCACCAGCCCTTGTACCGGCAGGAGAACATCTTTGGTCGCGCCGGCCTGGCGATTCCAAGATCCACCCTGGCGCAGTGGGTAGGCACCTGCGGTGCGCGGCTGCAACCGCTGGTCGATGCCCTGAAGGCCGAGGTGCTCGGCCACCGGGTGTTGCACGGTGATGAGACCCCGGTGGCCATGCTCAAGCCGGGCAGCGGTAAAACGCACCGGGCCTACCTGTGGGCCTATGCCCCGGGAGCGTTTGAAGCCACGCGGGCCGTGGTCTATGACTTCTGCGAGTCCCGCGCCGGAGAACACGCCCGCGCCTTTCTGGGGGACTGGCGCGGCAGCCTGATCTGTGACGACTATGCCGGCTACAAGGCCAGCTTTAGCCAGGGCGTGACCGAAGCCGGTTGCCTGGCACACGCCCGGCGCAAGTTCTTCGACCTGCACGCAGCGGGCAAGAGCCAGATCGCCGAATTGGCCCTGATGCAGTTCGCCCGGGTCTATGAGATCGAACGGCAAGTTCAGCCCCTGGCGGCACCAGAGCGGTTGCAGGTGCGCCAGCAGCACAGTCGGCCCATTCTGGACGCGTTGCACCAGTGGATGGTGCTGCAACGCCAGCAGGTGGCGGGCAACTCGGCGACGGCCAAGGCGCTGGACTACAGCCTCAAGCGCTGGGCAGCGCTCACGCGCTTCGTCGATGACCCGCAGCTGCCGCCGGACAACAATTGGATCGAAAACCAGATCAGGCCTGTGGCCCTGGGGCGCTCGAACTGGTTGTTCGCCGGCAGCTTGCGCGCGGGCCAGCGGGCGGCCGCCGTGATGAGCCTGATCCAGTCAGCGCGCATGAACGGGCACGACCCATATGCCTATCTCAAGGATGTGCTGACCCGGCTGCCCACGCACAAGGCCAGCCGGATTGAAGAACTGCTGCCGCATCGCTGGCAACCCATCGATATCTGA
- the ychF gene encoding redox-regulated ATPase YchF yields the protein MSLQCGIVGLPNVGKSTLFNALTKAGIAAENYPFCTIEPNTGVVEVPDPRLAQLAEIVKPERTVPAIVEFVDIAGLVAGASKGEGLGNQFLAHIRETDAIVNVVRCFEDPNVVHVAGRVDPIADIEVIQTELCLADLATVEKALNRYSKAAKSGNDKEAAKLVSLLTPLQAALDQGKPARSVPVGKEDAPLLKQFCLITAKPAMFVGNVAEDGFENNPLLDKLKDYAAAQNAPVVAICAKIEAEMAEMGDEDRDMFLQEMGLEEPGLNRLIRAGYDLLGLQTYFTAGVKEVRAWTIHKGDTAPQAAGVIHGDFERGFIRAQTIAFDDFIQYKGEQGAKDAGKMRAEGKEYVVRDGDVMNFLFNV from the coding sequence ATGAGCCTGCAATGCGGCATCGTGGGCCTGCCCAACGTGGGCAAGTCCACTCTCTTCAACGCCCTCACCAAGGCCGGCATCGCCGCCGAGAACTACCCCTTCTGCACCATCGAGCCCAACACCGGCGTGGTGGAGGTGCCCGATCCGCGCCTGGCGCAGCTGGCCGAGATCGTCAAGCCCGAGCGCACCGTGCCCGCCATCGTCGAGTTCGTGGACATCGCGGGCCTGGTGGCCGGCGCGAGCAAGGGCGAGGGCCTGGGCAACCAGTTCCTGGCGCACATCCGCGAGACGGACGCCATCGTCAACGTGGTGCGCTGTTTCGAGGACCCGAACGTCGTTCACGTGGCCGGCCGGGTGGACCCCATTGCCGACATCGAGGTGATCCAGACCGAGCTGTGCCTGGCGGACCTGGCCACCGTCGAGAAGGCGCTGAACCGCTACAGCAAGGCCGCCAAGAGCGGCAACGACAAGGAGGCGGCCAAGCTCGTCTCGCTGCTCACGCCGCTGCAGGCCGCGCTCGACCAGGGCAAGCCCGCGCGCAGCGTGCCGGTAGGCAAGGAGGACGCGCCTCTGCTCAAGCAGTTCTGCCTGATCACGGCCAAGCCCGCGATGTTCGTGGGCAACGTGGCCGAGGACGGCTTCGAGAACAACCCGCTGCTCGACAAGCTCAAGGACTACGCCGCCGCGCAGAATGCTCCCGTGGTGGCCATCTGCGCCAAGATCGAGGCCGAGATGGCCGAGATGGGCGACGAGGACCGCGACATGTTCCTGCAGGAAATGGGCCTGGAGGAGCCCGGCCTGAACCGCCTGATCCGCGCCGGCTACGACCTGCTGGGCCTGCAGACCTACTTCACCGCCGGCGTGAAGGAAGTGCGCGCCTGGACCATCCACAAGGGTGACACCGCGCCCCAGGCGGCCGGCGTGATCCACGGTGACTTCGAGCGCGGTTTCATCCGCGCGCAGACTATCGCGTTCGACGACTTCATCCAGTACAAGGGCGAGCAGGGCGCCAAGGACGCGGGCAAGATGCGTGCGGAGGGCAAGGAATACGTGGTCAGGGATGGGGATGTGATGAACTTCTTGTTCAACGTCTGA
- a CDS encoding AMP-binding enzyme, giving the protein MNQQGERPMALVVLKDGREATPDDIKGIVKKFADDGHISRYAIPEQVRFVQALARTSVGKINKKAIREELAA; this is encoded by the coding sequence ATGAATCAACAGGGTGAGCGCCCGATGGCGCTGGTCGTCCTCAAGGACGGCCGGGAGGCCACGCCGGATGACATCAAGGGCATCGTCAAGAAGTTCGCCGACGACGGGCATATCTCGCGCTATGCGATCCCCGAGCAGGTGCGCTTCGTGCAGGCGCTGGCGCGCACCAGCGTCGGCAAGATCAACAAGAAGGCCATCCGCGAAGAGCTGGCGGCCTGA
- a CDS encoding FAD-dependent monooxygenase, whose translation MAQTFDVCIRGAGVVGRTLALLLARERMRVALVAPPAGTQPAAADVRAYALNAASRALLESVRGWPDAQHATAVLQMQVQADQDGMVRFDAAQQGCDALTWIVDVPALEARLADAVRFQPLVEQVTEPVAAPLTVVCEGRASSTRVEFGVEFDVTPYAQHAIATRLACERPHGQVARQWFAPDGSILAFLPLDGAQGNSVAVVWSVPQEQAAHWLQAGEEDFTQRLREISRDNLGALRQTAPRASWPLQQARARHWCGALPGRGGMSWALAGDAAHNVHPLAGQGLNLGLGDARTLARVLHERAAWRGVGDLRVLRSYERERKAALLPMGMAMDGLQQLFTRREGALAALRNWGMKGFEHSGPLKAWVARRAMGTD comes from the coding sequence ATGGCGCAGACTTTTGACGTATGTATCCGCGGTGCGGGCGTGGTGGGCCGCACCCTGGCACTTTTGCTGGCGCGCGAGCGCATGCGCGTGGCCCTCGTCGCACCGCCGGCGGGCACGCAGCCAGCGGCGGCCGACGTGCGCGCCTACGCGCTCAATGCCGCCTCGCGCGCGCTACTGGAGTCCGTGCGCGGCTGGCCCGATGCGCAGCACGCCACTGCCGTGCTGCAGATGCAGGTGCAGGCCGACCAGGACGGCATGGTGCGCTTCGACGCCGCGCAGCAAGGCTGCGACGCGCTGACCTGGATCGTGGACGTGCCGGCCCTGGAGGCGCGCCTGGCGGACGCAGTGCGCTTTCAGCCGCTGGTGGAGCAGGTGACCGAGCCCGTGGCCGCGCCGCTCACCGTGGTCTGCGAGGGCCGCGCCAGCAGCACGCGCGTGGAGTTCGGCGTGGAGTTCGACGTCACCCCCTACGCACAGCACGCGATCGCCACGCGCCTGGCGTGCGAGCGGCCGCATGGCCAGGTGGCGCGCCAATGGTTCGCGCCCGACGGCAGCATCCTGGCGTTCCTGCCGCTCGATGGCGCACAGGGGAACTCCGTGGCCGTCGTGTGGTCCGTCCCGCAGGAGCAGGCCGCGCACTGGCTGCAGGCCGGTGAGGAGGACTTCACGCAGCGCCTGCGGGAGATCAGCCGCGACAACCTGGGCGCGCTGCGGCAGACGGCCCCGCGTGCCAGCTGGCCGCTGCAACAGGCGCGCGCACGACACTGGTGCGGCGCCCTGCCGGGCCGAGGCGGCATGAGCTGGGCGCTGGCCGGCGATGCGGCACACAACGTGCACCCGCTGGCGGGCCAGGGTCTGAACCTGGGGCTGGGCGACGCGCGCACGCTGGCGCGCGTGCTGCACGAGCGCGCCGCTTGGCGCGGCGTGGGCGACCTGCGCGTGCTGCGCAGCTACGAACGCGAACGCAAGGCCGCGCTGCTGCCCATGGGCATGGCCATGGATGGCCTGCAGCAGCTGTTCACGCGGCGCGAGGGCGCGCTGGCCGCGCTGCGCAACTGGGGCATGAAGGGCTTCGAGCACAGCGGGCCGCTCAAGGCCTGGGTAGCACGAAGGGCCATGGGGACCGATTGA